Part of the Streptomyces sp. NBC_01460 genome, CGGCGGATACGGGTTCTCGTTGGAGGACAGCTTCCAGCCCGGGCCGCCGGTGGACGCGGCAGGCTTGCCGGGTACGTACGCCGGGATGGTGTCGAGCAGGGTACGGAGCCTGGGTGACGGACCCCTGCTCGCGCGAGTCACGGCTTCATCCGTGCTTGCCTCACTCATGCCGTGTCCGTTCTGCTCGTTGGCCCGCACGGAGGGCAGGCACCCTGGTCTCTTCTCACCGAATGCGCTCCCCGGCGATCCAGACACCGACGATGTCACGGGTAGCGGTGATGTCCGTGGTCGGGTCGCCGTCGACCAGGAGCAGGTCGGCGCGCCTGCCGGGTTCGATCACGCCGCGGTCGTCGAGGCCGAACGTCTGTGCCGTGAGCGTCGTGGCTCCACGGAGTGCTTCTACGGGGGTGAGGCCGGCGGCGACCATGAGCCCCAGTTCGTCGTGCAGGGATTCTCCGTGCTCGGGTGCGAAGGGGACGCCGGGCGCGGAGTTCGCGTCGGTACCGACCAGGAGCCGGATGCCGGCCTCGTGGAACTTGGTCACCGTGTCACGGGCGTACTCGTACCTGAGCCCTGCCGCAGCCCGGGTTCCGGCGATACCTCGCATCATCGTCAGCGTGGGCGAGGACACCATTCCGGTGTCCCGCATGCGCTGAACTGTGTCGTCGTCGAGAACTGCGTCCAGGGGTGCGTGCGTGCTGATGTCGACGCCGGCTTCGACCGCGACGTGGAACGCGCCCGTGGTGATCGAGTGCGCCACGACCAGAAGGCCGTGTTCATGAGCCACCTCCACGATCGCGTTCACGGTGGCCTGATCCATGCCCTCGGGCGGAGCGGCCTCCGTGACGATCTTGATGTAGTCGGCGCCGTCCGCGACTCGGCGCTCGACGAACCGGCGCGCCTCCTGCGGTGTCGTGACGACGCCGTCCTCAGGGAATCCGGGCATCCTGGCGTGGTTTCCTCCGGGGCCGACCGCGGGGGTCGTCGCGCTGAAGACCTGGGCGACGCCTGCCTGCTCGCGCATCCCGGTGACGAAGGAAAGCGGCCAGGCCGCCATGTCCATCCCTGTGGTGACACCCGACTTCGCCAGGTTCTCCAGGTCGCCTCGCCCGAGTACGTGCATGTGTGAGTCGATCAGGCCGGGTAGTAGCACCTTGCCCGTACCGTCGATCACGGAGTCCGGTGTCCCGTCGGCCACGATGCCGGCACCCCCGATGAATACGCGCTGCGGCTCAGTCAGCCCGTCACCCGTGAAGACGCGAACGCCGCCGATTTCTGTCACAGCCGCCATGAGAACTCCTTGACATATAGTTTTTTCGAAAGGTATCAGGAAAGTGTAATCGCATACAGTTGCGCCATGACCGCCAACAGCACGAACCGTTCAGGCGACGAACGCCTGGCGCTGACGTTCTCCCAGCACGTGGTGCGCTTGCAGGGCCTCCTCGAGCAAGCCATCGCCCCCACCCTGGCAGCGCAGAGCCTTACCCCTGCCGAACTCGATGTGCTCGGAGCGTTGCGTTCGGTCGGCAGCCCCTACCGGCTCCGCCCCAAGGAGCTCGCGGCGCGTCTGCTCCTGACCACCGGAGGGCTGAGCAATGTCCTGCGACGGCTCGACACACGTTGCCTCATCTCCCGCGTCCCCGATCCCTCGGACAGGCGAAGTCACGGCGTCCAGCTGACACCCGCAGGAGTCACCACCGCGCAGGCGGCGACCTCTGCGGCGACAGCTGCGCTTCAGCGCACACTGTCCGCGGTGCCGGCCGCGACGCTCGCGGACTCCTTGCACCAACTGCAGTCGATCCTCGGCTCGATCGATGACGGACTGTCTGGCTGACCGGGGGACCGGCCATCCGTAACGTGACCCGTGGGCTCCTGGCCAAGGTGCTCCGGCCGGCCCGGTCGGTGTGGCTCCGGTCAGATTCCGAGCAGTCGTTCGGCGTTGCGGTGCGCGATGTCGAGCTTGGCGTCGGCGGACAGTTCGCAGTTCTCCAGGAAGGCGCGGGCACCCGCGTTGCCCACGAAGGGGTAGTCGACCGAGTAGATCATCCGGTCGGTACCCAGGACGTCGGTGCAGAAGCGCAGGTGAGGTGTGGTGAACATGCCGCTGGGGGTGTACCAGACGTTCTGGCGCACGTAGTCACCGATGGTCCGGTCGAGCCCTGTCGCCCGCTGGGGCAGTGCCTCGTCGAGACGGTCCAGGGACCAGGGGATCATCTCGCCCCAGTGACCGAGGACGAACTGCAGGTCCGGGTAGCGGTCCAGGGCTCCGCTGAGTACGAGGTGCAGGAAGTGAATGCCCGATTCGTTGTGCCACCCCCATCCGGCAGTGGCGAAGCGTGTGGCGACCACGGGATCGAGCCCCGCCTCGTAATTGACCGCGCTGGTTCCGCGGGTGGGTGGGCCGGGGTGCAGATAGATCGGGACCCTCAGTTCTGCGGCCGTCCGCAGGATCGGGTCGAACTGCTCGGCGGACAGGAACTCGTCATCCGTACGGCCGTGGATGAGGGTTCCGACGTGTCCGAGTTCCTCGACGGCACGCTTGAGCTCGGCCGGTGCCCGGTCCGCGGCGGACGTGGGCAGGGAGGCGAACGCGGCGAAGCGGTCGGGGTGACGGCCGCAGGCGGCCGCCAACCGGTTATTGGCCCCTCGTACCAGTTCGGGTGCCACGTTGGCCGGCAGGAACTGTGTGGTGAGGTTGGACAGCACCTGTACGTCGATGCCGTGGGCGTCCATGTCGGCGATGCGCCCCTGCTCGAGGTCTTCCAGTACCTCGGCCGTGGGGGAGTAGGGGAGTCCGCCGGCCGGTGAGTACGCCGTCGCGAAATGCGGGCTCACCTCGGCTGCTCGCCCGGCGGATGCCCGCGCCACCGCGGTGTCGAGGGTGTGCTCCTCGATGGTGATCAGCTTCATGCTGCTTCCTGTTGTTGACGGCTCGAAGGTGACTGTCATCCCTGGTCCTCCTCGCCGAGCCAGGCGAACGCGGACTTCTTGATGACGCGTTCCAGTTCGCTGCCCTTGGTGGCGAAGGTGCGCAGAACGGGAAAGCCGCTCAAGTCGAGCACGTAGGCCAGTGCCCCGTACTCGCACGGGTGTCCGGCCACCCTCTCGGGGTCGATGTCCGTGATCCCGGCAGGGAAGGTGAAGGTGGCGAAGTCGTACACGCTCTTGCGGTCGACGATGCGCCATACACCGTCCCGGCGCTCGATCCGGTCGATGAAACGGTTATGGCCGTTGCACCCCAGACCGAGGCTGCTGTTCTCGGCGATGATGACCGCGTTGGTCTCGCTGACCGCGCGGGAGCCGTCCGCCGAGAACGTCACGGCTGGAGACGTGATGAGGTGCTTGGTGCGCAGATCCGTGGCGGCCATCCGCGCCGACGCGTCGACGAAGTCCGAGGCCGCTCCCTCGAACCAGGTGATCTCGATCTGGGCCCCCGGGTGGAACAGCTCCCGGAGCCTGTCCCATCGGCCCAGGTCGCGATGGATCCAACCGGTCATGAGGTCGGCGATGTCCTGACGGTCCTGGAGTGTTGTCGTTTTGCGCATATCCCCAGTCTCCGACCGCTTCATCGATCGCGCCAATTGATAGATCTGATCTATCATTCGCTGAAAACGATCGGAGGTTCTGCGTGGAACTACGTCACCTGCGCTATTTCGTGGCTGTGGCCGAGGAGTGCCACTTCGGCCGTGCTGCCGCACGGCTGCACGTCACGCAGTCGACGCTCAGCACACAGGTGAAGGCACTCGAACGCGAGGTGGGGGGCCCTGTCTTCGTCCGTACCAGCCGCCGGGTCGAACTGACAGAAGCGGGAGATCTGCTGTTGCTCGAGGCGCGGCGTGCACTGGCGCAGGCCGACCGGGCCCTGGACGTCGCCCGGCGGTCGGTCAGAGGTGAGACCGGGGCAGTGCGGATCGGCTTCTCCGGAATCGCCGTACTGGAAGGCATCCTCTCCGGGGACCTGCGGCGCTTTCACCGAGCTCACCCCGCAGTCGAGCTCCACCTGACCGAGCTCCCGCCCTCCGCGCAGGTGCAAGGCCTCCAGGACGGCACACTTGACATCGGGTACAGCCCCGACAACGGTCTCCACGACACAGGGGGCCTCGCGGTGACGCGTGGAGCCCGGACGAACCTCTCGGTCGCCGTCCGCCACGACCACGCACTTGCCTCCGCGGCCTCGGTCACCCCCGGAGACCTGGAGGGAGAGAACCTCATCGTGTACGCAACCGACATGGGTGACCAGAGCGTGCTCGACCGGCTGGGGGCGGCCCGGGCGGAGCACGCGACCCACGTCCATCTCGTGACCAGCACCCTTGGCGCCCTTGCGCTCGCCTCTGCGGGCGTGGGTGTGGCTCTGGTGCCGGCCGCTTCGGAGCGCATCACACTGCCGGAACTCGTCCACCGACCCCTGCAGGGCATGGCGACGGACGTGGAGGTCATGAGGCTCAGTCGCCCCGACGAACTCTCCGGATCAGTACGCGCATTCGTCAGATCGTGTGCGGAGCCGCTCCCCGATCCGGACCGATGACCCGGAGTCGGGGAGCGGCCGACCGTCAGCTTCCACCGCCCCGGTCCGCCCAGGTCAGCCCAGGTTCCAGATCTGGTTCGTGCCGCCTGTGGCGGCCCACTGCTGGAGCGCCGTGCCGGGCGTGGCGGACTCCTTGGGCACGTCGACCACCCATCCACTGCTGAGGTTGACCAGGGTGTAGGAGGCGTTCGAGGAGGAGGCGTACGCGCCTGCGGCTTGCAGCACCCACTGTTGGTTGGTGCCGTTGTTGCAGGTCCACACGTCCAGGCGGGCACCTTGAGCCGCTGACCGCCCGGGGACTTCCAAGCACTTGCCGCTGTCGGCACCGACCAGGTTGTAGACGTTCCCGCGGACCTGGTGGAGCGTCCATCGCTGGTTGGCGCCCCCGGTGGCCGGCCACTGGATGACACCCGTTCCGTCGGTTCCGTCGGCGCCGCTGACGTCCATCAGAAGGCCGCTTGCCGCGCTGGTGAGGCGGCGGGTCCCGTCGGACGGGTCGGAGGTCCCCGTCCAGGTCCCGGCGCCCACATCGAGAGTCCAGGAGTTCTGCCAGCCGACCGCCACCGTGGTCCCGCTGATGGTCAGGGGCAGCCAGATCATGGGGGACGAGCCGAGGTCCTTGGTGTTCCAGCGGTCACCCGCGTAGATGTACGTGGTGGCCGAAGTGCCCTGTACCGGGATGATGTTGGCTGTCTGCGAGTCGTACGTCCTGCTGCCCGGGGGCGCGAAGGTACGGAACGAGGACCAGGGCCCTGAGAGCGAGGTGGCGGTCGCGTAGACGTTGTCGTTGGTCCGCCAGCCCGTCAGGTTCGAGGCGAGCAGGTAGTAGCGACCGCCGGTCTTGACCATCGCGGGCGATTCGACGTCGGAGAAGACCTTGACGGTGCTCTCGACGGAGAGGTAGTCGCTGGAGAGCCGCTCGATGCGCAGGCCGGTGTCGGGGTCCCGACGCATCAGGTACCCGGACCCGTCGGAGTCCTGGAACAGGCCGAGGTCCTTGCTCTGACGGCCCAGCGGCTGGGAACTGCCCCGGTAGTCGTAGGCGCCGCACGGCGTCCTGCTGGTGGCGACACCCGCCTTCGCCTCACCGTACGAGGGGTTGTCGATGTGCAGGTACATCACGTACGTCGAGGTGGACGCGTTGTGGATGACCTTGGGGCGCTCCACGATGCGGCCCGGGCCCAGGTCGCCGCCGGTCTGCCGTTTCAGAGCGGCCCCCTGATAGGACCAGTGGGACAGATCGGTGGAGCGGTAGCAGTCGATGGACTGGAAGCTCGTGTCGGACGAGTCCCTGCCGATCTTGTTCTCTCCGAAGGCGTACCAGGTGGAACCGACCTTGACGATGCCGAGGCCGTGCATTTGCAGGCCCCTGCCCGAGGTGTCGGTCCAGGACGTGCCGGGGGTGAACGTGCTGGTCGGGTCGGCGTGCGCGGGCGGTACCGCCACGAGCACGGCGGCTGCGGTGGCGAGGAGGGTGAGGACGCCCGTGAAGAGGACTCGGGCGGATGTCAGGAGGCGTGCGCGCATGAGTACCTCATGGGGATTCCTGTGATGTCTGCCAGGACGGTAATGATCGTCTGCATGTGAGCGCCCCCCGGACGGGGCGAGGTTTCGGCCGGCCCGGTTACCGCACCGTGGTCGAGCGTCTGAGGCGACAGTCGACTACGGTGCGGGCGGTTCTCGCTAAAGCACGGTCAAGCTGTCGATGTTCGCGCCCTGCGACTGGGTGAGAGTCGCGCGAACGGTGACGTTCTCCCCTTGCGGAAGGTCCGCGGTGAGGGAGGCCGACGCCCAGGTGTCCCAGCCGCCGGTGGGTGGCATGGCGAGGGTGCCGCGCTTCGTTCCGTTGACGTCGATGGCCAAGGGGCGGTCCGTGCTGCCGCCGTTGGCGTAGCGGATGGTGAGCTGCTTCCTGCCGGCTGCCGGGACCGCGACCGTCCAGGCGAGGGTGGATCCCGCCGCGGAGCCTCCGGTGGAGTCGGCGTAGCCGGTGCCGGTATAGCCGGGGTGGACGGTGTCGATGACGTAGGCGCTGTCGAGCCGCGCGGTTTCGGCCTGATGGACAGTGCCGCCGCCGACCTGGGGGAAGGAGGCGCCGCTGGGTTCGATGGTGGCGGCGTTGCCGCTGCCCATGGATGCGGGTATCACCGGTGTGACGACACTGAGGACCTTCGCCCCCGCGTCCCATGCGCATCCGGTGCCCCTGTCACTCAGGAGGGCCGCCGCCTCGCTGGTGAAGGCGGGCAGGGTGGAACCACCGTTGACCCGCATTCCCACCGGACTTTCCCAGCCGTGGATGCGGACGACGTAGCGACGTCCGCCGGGTGCGCCGTCGTACGTTCCCTGCGGATGTGCGATGACGACGCGGGAGGAGGAGTCCGTGAAAGTGAGCCGGGTGACGCTCGTCTTCCTGGCGGTTCGGTACTCCTCGGTCACCCCGTCGTCCTCGACCAGCTCGAACACGCCGTCGGCCCCTGCGTAGACATCCACCTCGAGCTGCCGCTTGGTGAGGTAGGCGGTGCTCTGCGCGTACGGGTACTTGGGCAGGATCGCCCCGGCCTTGACGAAAAGCGGTGCTTCGCCGGTGCGGGTGGTGTAGGAGAGATCCGTGGTGTCGGACCCGGTGTGCTTGGCGTCCGTCCAGAAGTCGTACCAGCGGACTCCCGCGGGCAGCCAGACCTGTTGGACGGCCCCGCCGTCGGAGGTCAGGGGGGCGACGAGGAGGGAGGGGCCCCACAGGTACTGCAGGTCGCGGCTGTAGGCCCGGGTCCGGTCCTGGTAGTCGATCACCATGGCCCTCGCCATCGGCATACCGGTGGCGGAAGCCTGGTGGGCGAGCGTGTAGATGTACGGCATCAGGCTGTATCGCAGGTGACTGTACTTCGCGAACTCGGCCTGCGCTTGCGTACTTTGGTCGAGTGGCCAGCGCGACGCCTTCTTGCCGTGGTCCTTGACCGAGGCCGAGGTGTGAGGGCGCCAGATCGGGGAGAGGCTGGACCAGGCGACGGGCCAGTTCCGGTAGAAGGCGTCGGAGACCGTGCCGCCCTCGAAGCCGCCGCCGTCGATGTTGGCGAAGGGGAAGCCGCCGAGGCCGGCCGTCTGCATGCCCCGGATCTGGTTCCGCATCTCGTCGTAGGTCTGGCTGATGTCACCCGTCCAGTAGTGCCCGTAGCGCTGCTGGCCCGCGGTGGCACCGCGACTCCACGTCCAGGGGCGCTTGGCCGATCCGATGTGCCCGGCTCCCGAAGGATCCCAGCCTTCCTCGCCGACCCCTTTGTGCAGGTTCAGGAAGTAGGCGTTGCGGTCCTCGGCCCATGTGCGGCCGTCCGCCATGCGCGCCGTGTACGGGATTCCTCCGAGGTCGTCGGTCTCGTCGATCCACAGGGCGTCGCCGGGGAAACCGAGGGACGGGTCGAGAGCCTTGTCCCAGAAGACCTTCCACACCCAGGCGCGGGCGTCGGGATTGCTCCAGTCGGGAACGGAATTGTTCTCCTTCACCTTCTGGAGGTCAGCTGCCGCAATGCTGTAACCAGGAGGTGGACCGCCCTTCCACCCCGCCATCTCGTTGGTGTTGTTGCGGTTGTAGTCCAAGGTCACCGTGACGCCGTTCTCGGACGCCCACTTCTGGTAGCCGGCAGGGTCGGGCCAGCGCTCGTCGCTGAACTCGAACCATGAGCCGGACCAGGAGCCCGAGCCCTCGCGCCAGCGGTTGTCATTGACCTGGTGGTCGAAGGGGAACCCCGCCGCGCGGTGCAGGCCGACCTTCTCGCGCCACCAGGCCTGGTTGCTCTCGGAGGCGAAGCTCTTGTCGGACATGTGGAGGCCGAAGATGGAGAGCTGGGGCAGTCGCGGGCGGCCGGTGAGCTGGGTGTAACGGTCGAGGAGCTGCGCGAACCGGGGCCCGTTGACCAGGAAGTAGTCCAGCTGAGGACGTACGCCCGCGGCGTCGTGAGCGTCGGCGAAGAATGAGTAGCCGTTGGTCCCGCCGAAGCTGAAGGTCGTGTCGAACGTGGTGTTGAAGAAGACGCCGTACCCCTTGCTGGAGAGGTAGAACGGCACGATCGCGGGCGCCTGATTGTTGGGGTTGTCGGCCGCAGCCGCCGCGTCGGCGTAGTTGTGGGAGACCGTGTCGCCGGTGCGGTCGAGCCGTGGTGTGCGGCCGAGTACACCATGTCCCGCCTTGAGGAAGCGCTCCTCGGCGGGTGGCGGGACGAACGCACCGGTGGTGACGGAGTGGTTCGTGCCGCTCCAGGTGATGCTGCGTGTGGAGTCCTCCTTCGCCAGCAGGGCTCCGGTGTCCCGCGCGTAGAACTCCAGACGCAGCGGCTTCTTCTGGAGAACGATGCGCAGGCCGTTGCCCGCGGAGGTGTTGAACTCGAGGGTGTTCGTGTTGACTTTGACGGTCAGACTGCCGCCCAGAGACGTGTGGCTCTGAGGCTGGACCATCTCGTAGCGGGTGTCGGAGAAGAAGTCCTCTCCGGCGCGGGCCGCGCGCACCCTGACCATCTGGTCGCCGTAGGGGGTGAGTCGCAGTCGTTGACCGGTCACGCTGGTGACCGTGATGTTGCGGCCCTCGGTGGTGTGTGAGGCGTAGTCGCCGAGTTGTTCCCGCTCGTCGGCGGCAGCGTAGGCGTGCTGCGGCAACGTGGTGACCGCGCCGGCGGCCAGCACCCCTGCGGCTGTCGAGAGCAGGGCCCGGCGCTTGATCTGATCGCGTTTCATGGTGTCTCCAATGCGGGTGGCCGTCCGGGGCGGAGCAGTGTTCTTACACATGCGGTGCGCGGGTACATGGGGGAGTGCACAGCACCCGACGGGTAGGGCAGTCGCCGTCGGTGCGTCGTCACGTCTGCGGCGGCCGGGGCGGGCTCGCCGGGACGGCGCGCGCACGAAACCGTTGCCGGCTCAGTCCGTTGTTCCGGCGAGTGTCCAGGTGACGGTGTCGGTGCAGGTGGACCCGCCGATGGATGCTCTGACCGAGACGGTGTTGGACCCCGGGCGCAGGGTCACACCCGTCCACGTGAAGATGCGGTCCGTGCTGCTCCTGGTGCCCAGCGAGGAGCCGTTGAGGACGGCGGTGACCTGCGCGGCGTTGGAGTAGACCTTCAGCTCGGTCACGGGCTCGGTACGTGAGGTCCAGCGCCGGCTGGTGATGTGGAGCGTGGGCGTGGAGGCCCAGTTCGCCTTGTACCAGTAGAAGGCGTCCTTGCGGGTCGCCCGGTCGTGGGTGACCAGGCCCTTGTCGTTGATGCCGGGCCTGCCGCCCTCGTTCCGCCCGTCGGAGGCGAAGTCGAACATGTTCCACACGAACGTGCCCCAGACGAACGGCCGGGCGGCGAACTGCTTCCAGGAAGCCTCGTGGAGCAGCGCCTGGTACTCCTCCGGGTGGAACGAGCCGCCCGCGCTGGGCGCCGACGGGTTGAGGGCGTGCTGGGCGGGGTTCGCTCCGGCGCCGTACTCGGAGACCGCGAAGGTGCGATCGGGATCGGCCTTGTGCAGACTGTCGGCCCAGCCGCCCAGGTCGTTGTAGGAACCCCCGTACCAGCCGAAGTACTTGTTGTACGCGACGGTGTCCGCGTGGCCGGCCACCTTGGCGTTGTTGCCGAGGTTGTTCGCGTAGGTGCTGATGCGGTCCGGGTCCTCGCTCCTGACGAGCTCGGCGAGCTCCGCCAGCAGTGTGTTGGTGGGAGTGTCGTCGGAGCGTTGCTCGTTGCCGATGCCCCAGAAGACGATCGAGGGGTGGTTGTAGTTCTGCCGGATCAGTTCGCGCAGCTGGTCGCGCGTGGTCGTGGTGAAGGCCGCGGAGCTGGTGATGTGATTGACCAGGGGAATCTCCGCCCACACGACCACGCCGGCCTCGTCCGTGAGGTGGTAGTTCTTCTGGTCGTGCTGGTAATGCGCCATCCGCACCGCGGTGGCACCGAGTTCCTTGATGAGTGTGAAGTCCTGTGCGTGGTCGGCGTCGTCGACGGCCCAGCCGTCCTGGGCGCGGTCCTGGTGAATGTTGACGCCGTGCAGGCTCAGATGCTTGCCGTTGAGCGAGAATCCGTTGTTCGCGTCAAGGCTGAAGTGGCGCAGGCCCAGCGGCTCGGTGACCACGTCCCTGACTGTTCCGTCGGCCGCGTCCCGGACCTCGATGTGGGCGCTGTACTGATAGGGGTCGGCCAGACCGTTCCACAGACGCGGTGTGGCGATGGTCAGTGTCTGTAGGACGTCAAGGCCGCTGCCGGCCCTGACCGTCTGCGTGGCGCTGCTTCTGTCCGCCACGATCGCGCCGTCGGTGTCGGTGACGATGGCTCGCACCACCACGGAGCGACTGGTGCTGTTGTTGTTGAAGATCTTCGCTGTGACGTCGACCGTCGCTGAGGCGGTGGTGACGCTCCGCTGACGCAGATAGACGCCAGGGCCGGCGTAGTCCAGCATCCGCACCGCGAGTCTGTCGATCGCGTAGAGGCTGACGTTGCGGTAGATGCCGCCCTGGAACGTGTAGTCCGCGTCCAGCGGGGCGATGTCGGGGTCGGGGGCGTTCGTCACCCTGACCGCGATCACGTTGTCCTTGCCCGGAGTGAGCGCCTCTGTGGCGCCGAACCGGAAGCGCGCGTACCCGCCTCGGTGCCGGCCGAGGTGGACTCCGTCGACCCAGACGTCAGCCACCTGGTTGGCCCCGGCGAACTGGAGGAAGAGCATTCTGCCCGATAGGTCTGCCGGCACGGTGACGTGCTTGCGGTACCAGCCGATACCTCGGTAGTAGTTGTTGCCGCCGTCCGCGCCGTCCGAGGCGTTCCAGGTGTGCGGCACGCCGGTCGCGCTCCATGCCGCGTCGTCGAAGCCGACGGCCTGGGCACCCGCGGCGTCGCCTTTGTGGAACCGCCAGCCGGAGTTGAGGCTCAGCCGGGTACGTAAGGCGGGTGGGTCGTAGGTCTGGGCGGCTGCAGCTGGGCCGCCGCCGGCGAAGGCGGCGACGACGCCTCCTGCCATGGCGCCCAGAACCTGCCGCCTGCTGGAAAGTTCCTTCATGGCGTGCCTTCCCTGGAGGTGTGGGGGATGCCCTCCCGGCCACTGTTCGCCTTCCGTGCGGCATCCGGGGCGTGGGTGGTTATGTATGTGAACGAAGATCTCTCACATGAACCCTGACAAGCGGCGAGGCTAGGCCTGGTGAGAGTGCAGGGTCAACCCTGCTGCAGAGGGTGCGAGTTCGAACTTTGGGCGCAGGCTGTGTTCAGGTGAGTGAACGGTGGGCGTGGGGGAACCGTTTGTGGTGTCGCTGCAGTCGGCGGGCGGGGTGCCGACGGGAGGGGGCGGGGTCAACGGTTCGGCCTGCAGCTTAGAGCTCAGCTGGCGTGTTGTGAACTGTTTGGTTGTCTTGAGGCTTGACGAAAAAAGAGACGAGACAGCACACTGTCCACCATCGTCCTCGCTGGGTGAGGTCAGCTCGTCGCGCCGGATGAGCACGACCAGCGCGCGATCAACTCCACCGTGTTCCGGCTCCGTTGCTGCATATGAGTCCCGGTCGGAACACGAACTCCTCTCTGCGGGTCTGCCCGGCCGTTCGCCACCCCAGGTGTGTATCGGCATGTGCCCAGACGCTGTGCGATGGGGTCACACCGCCTGCCTGCCGCTGACGGTCCGCCCGTGCATGCCCAGGTGGACCTGGAGCCGTGCGAGGGCCATGTCGGCCTTCTGCGAGGACGAGAGCTCCTCCCGTGATTCCTGCGCGCTGTCCCTGCAGTCACGCGCTCCTACGAACGGAAGATGAGGACCGATGAAATCTCGATGGATGGTGCTGGCGCTCGCCGCCACGACAGGCGCGGGTCTGGCGATGCCGCAGGCGGTGGCGTCACCGACGCCCGTGGCCCCCGCCGTTTCGGCTGAGGCGCCGGCGGGGGTCGTAGCGCCTCTGCTGGACAACGGCATCGCGGTCGACGCGCCGTTGATGGGCTGGAGCGGCTGGGGGTTCCTCCAGCGGGACCCCACAGCAGGGAAGTTCAAGGCGCAGGTGGACGCCCTCGTGTCGAGCGGGCTGAAGGACCTCGGCTACGACTACGCCAACATGGACGACTTCTGGTACAAGTGCCCGGGCAGTCAGGGCCCTGACGTGGACTCCGACGGCCGCTGGGTGACGGACGAATCACTGTTTCCGGGGAGCGGCTCCAAGGACGGCATGCACGTCCTCGGGGACTACGTGCACGGCAAGGGCCTGAAGTACGGCCTGTACGTGACGCCGGGCATCTCCGCCCAGGCGGTGGCGAAGAAGACGAAGATCAAGGGCACGTCGTACACCGCGGACCAGATCGCCATGACGAGCAGTGCGAGCAACTTCAACTGCAAGGGCATGCGGAACATCGACTTCAGCAAGCCCGGAGCGCAGGAGTTCATCGACTCCTGGGCCCAGCAGTTCGCCGACTGGGGCGTGGACTACCTGAAGCTGGACGGGGTCGGCCCCTCGAAGACGGACGACGTCAGGGCCTGGTCCAAGGCCTTGGAGAAGACAGGCCGGCCGATCGCTCTGAACCTGTCCGCCAGTCTGTCCGCCTCCTCCACCTGGTCGGACCTGTCGAACTCCTGGCGGATCGACGGTGACATCGGGGCCAGCCCGAAGGGCTACAGCTTCCCGCTCACCAACTGGGAGAAGGTCTTCGAGCGGTTCGACGACGCGGCCACGTACCAGCCGTACGCCAGGAAGGGAGGCTGGAACGACCTGGACTCCTTTGGCGTCGGCAACGGTGACGACGACGGCATCACCCCGCCCCAGCGGCAGACGAACATGGCACTGTGGGCGCTGGCCAGCTCCCAGTACATGCTGGGTGCCGACCTGACGGATCTCGACCCGGCCGACAAGGCACTGCTGGCCAACAAGAGGCTTATCGCGATCGACCAGGACGGCATTCCCGCCGCTCGGGTGATCAAGGACGGCAACCAGCAGGTCTTCGCCAAGCGTGAGAAGAACGGCACCTGGTACATCGGTGTGTTCAACACGGACACCACCTCCAGCCACACCTTCAGCCTCCCGTTGGCCAAGCTCGGGATCAGCGGCTCGGCGAAGATCACCGACATGATCAACAACGACAAGCCGCTGGGCACCGTCAGCACCTACACCACCAGCGTGGCCCCCGGCGGGGTCGCCCTCATCTCGGCGGTGGCCGCCTCCGGGACGGGCGGCACCGGCGCACTGGTCAGCGCCC contains:
- a CDS encoding amidohydrolase family protein, with the translated sequence MAAVTEIGGVRVFTGDGLTEPQRVFIGGAGIVADGTPDSVIDGTGKVLLPGLIDSHMHVLGRGDLENLAKSGVTTGMDMAAWPLSFVTGMREQAGVAQVFSATTPAVGPGGNHARMPGFPEDGVVTTPQEARRFVERRVADGADYIKIVTEAAPPEGMDQATVNAIVEVAHEHGLLVVAHSITTGAFHVAVEAGVDISTHAPLDAVLDDDTVQRMRDTGMVSSPTLTMMRGIAGTRAAAGLRYEYARDTVTKFHEAGIRLLVGTDANSAPGVPFAPEHGESLHDELGLMVAAGLTPVEALRGATTLTAQTFGLDDRGVIEPGRRADLLLVDGDPTTDITATRDIVGVWIAGERIR
- a CDS encoding MarR family winged helix-turn-helix transcriptional regulator, with the translated sequence MTANSTNRSGDERLALTFSQHVVRLQGLLEQAIAPTLAAQSLTPAELDVLGALRSVGSPYRLRPKELAARLLLTTGGLSNVLRRLDTRCLISRVPDPSDRRSHGVQLTPAGVTTAQAATSAATAALQRTLSAVPAATLADSLHQLQSILGSIDDGLSG
- a CDS encoding amidohydrolase family protein produces the protein MKLITIEEHTLDTAVARASAGRAAEVSPHFATAYSPAGGLPYSPTAEVLEDLEQGRIADMDAHGIDVQVLSNLTTQFLPANVAPELVRGANNRLAAACGRHPDRFAAFASLPTSAADRAPAELKRAVEELGHVGTLIHGRTDDEFLSAEQFDPILRTAAELRVPIYLHPGPPTRGTSAVNYEAGLDPVVATRFATAGWGWHNESGIHFLHLVLSGALDRYPDLQFVLGHWGEMIPWSLDRLDEALPQRATGLDRTIGDYVRQNVWYTPSGMFTTPHLRFCTDVLGTDRMIYSVDYPFVGNAGARAFLENCELSADAKLDIAHRNAERLLGI
- a CDS encoding nuclear transport factor 2 family protein — protein: MRKTTTLQDRQDIADLMTGWIHRDLGRWDRLRELFHPGAQIEITWFEGAASDFVDASARMAATDLRTKHLITSPAVTFSADGSRAVSETNAVIIAENSSLGLGCNGHNRFIDRIERRDGVWRIVDRKSVYDFATFTFPAGITDIDPERVAGHPCEYGALAYVLDLSGFPVLRTFATKGSELERVIKKSAFAWLGEEDQG
- a CDS encoding LysR substrate-binding domain-containing protein; amino-acid sequence: MELRHLRYFVAVAEECHFGRAAARLHVTQSTLSTQVKALEREVGGPVFVRTSRRVELTEAGDLLLLEARRALAQADRALDVARRSVRGETGAVRIGFSGIAVLEGILSGDLRRFHRAHPAVELHLTELPPSAQVQGLQDGTLDIGYSPDNGLHDTGGLAVTRGARTNLSVAVRHDHALASAASVTPGDLEGENLIVYATDMGDQSVLDRLGAARAEHATHVHLVTSTLGALALASAGVGVALVPAASERITLPELVHRPLQGMATDVEVMRLSRPDELSGSVRAFVRSCAEPLPDPDR
- a CDS encoding RICIN domain-containing protein, with the translated sequence MRARLLTSARVLFTGVLTLLATAAAVLVAVPPAHADPTSTFTPGTSWTDTSGRGLQMHGLGIVKVGSTWYAFGENKIGRDSSDTSFQSIDCYRSTDLSHWSYQGAALKRQTGGDLGPGRIVERPKVIHNASTSTYVMYLHIDNPSYGEAKAGVATSRTPCGAYDYRGSSQPLGRQSKDLGLFQDSDGSGYLMRRDPDTGLRIERLSSDYLSVESTVKVFSDVESPAMVKTGGRYYLLASNLTGWRTNDNVYATATSLSGPWSSFRTFAPPGSRTYDSQTANIIPVQGTSATTYIYAGDRWNTKDLGSSPMIWLPLTISGTTVAVGWQNSWTLDVGAGTWTGTSDPSDGTRRLTSAASGLLMDVSGADGTDGTGVIQWPATGGANQRWTLHQVRGNVYNLVGADSGKCLEVPGRSAAQGARLDVWTCNNGTNQQWVLQAAGAYASSSNASYTLVNLSSGWVVDVPKESATPGTALQQWAATGGTNQIWNLG